One part of the Drosophila teissieri strain GT53w chromosome 3R, Prin_Dtei_1.1, whole genome shotgun sequence genome encodes these proteins:
- the LOC122618933 gene encoding uncharacterized protein LOC122618933, producing the protein MGQLQLLLAALVLLSPGSEGFQHHLLHHLSRELKFDYALVLGNSDPTWLAILWQLPVPVIQIEERSGENYNLLQNPSHNVLTIAFVNDSPEDMLENLSRNLRMLNTRPVLLVIEKGKIRVNWLLEWCWNHQLLNVVAIARDFKESLIVYSYTPFPILQFIERRLDNSTIIFEERLENLHGYKIPIALGGSSPRLIVYRGSDGKRIFSGPVGNFMKSFEQRYNCRLVQPYPFDESAISPARDLVAAVRNGSVQVALAAIYPLRPYTGYSYPIELMSWCLMMPVPEQVPHSQLYSMVFSPLAFGVTILLMVLISLTLSIALRLHGYRVSFSEYFLHDNCLRGVLSQSFSAVLRPPALIRALYLVICLLGLLITSWYNSYFSTFVTSAPRLPQLSSYESIRHSNLKVVIWKPEYEMLLHLSENMEKYSSIFQLEADYKEFLHLRDSFDTRYGYMMPMEKWSLMKEQQRVFSSPLFSLQDDLCVFHTVPIVFPIVSNSIFREPFDRLILDVAATGLLSHWKDMSFTEMIKAGQLSLEDRGHPKEFRAMKVEDLMQIWRFVGGMLGLATMVFLLELLCFWWHKMWQHMKYIFEWC; encoded by the exons ATGGGTCAGTTGCAGCTACTGTTAGCCGCCTTGGTTCTCCTAAGTCCTGGCAGTGAAGGCTTCCAACATCATTTACTACATCATCTGAGTCGTGAGCTTAAGTTTGATTATGCTCTGGTTTTGGGCAACTCCGATCCGACTTGGCTGGCAATCTTGTGGCAACTCCCTGTTCCAGTAATTCAAATTGAAGAGCGCTCTGGGGAGAACTATAACTTGCTTCAAAATCCTTCACATAATGTCCTTACAATAGCTTTTGTGAACGATTCACCGGAGGATATGCTGGAGAACTTAAGCCGCAATCTACGTATGCTAAACACGCGACCCGTGCTGTTGGTTATAGAGAAAGGGAAAATTCGAGTAAATTGGTTGTTGGAATGGTGTTGGAACCATCAGCTACTTAATGTCGTGGCCATTGCTAGAGATTTTAAG GAGTCTTTGATTGTCTACAGCTACACACCCTTTCCCATCTTGCAGTTCATTGAGAGACGTTTGGACAACAGCACCATAATATTTGAAGAGCGTTTGGAAAATCTTCATGGCTATAAGATACCCATTGCCTTGGGTGGATCGTCACCCAGACTAATTGTCTATCGTGGCTCGGATGGAAAACGGATTTTCTCAGGACCTGTTGGTAATTTCATGAAGAGCTTTGAGCAGCGTTATAATTGCAGATTGGTTCAACCATATCCCTTTGATGAGTCAGCCATTTCACCGGCTCGTGATTTAGTTGCTGCCGTGCGAAATGGTAGTGTGCAAGTGGCTTTAGCGGCTATTTATCCCCTACGTCCATATACAGGGTATTCATATCCCATCGAACTGATGAGCTGGTGCCTGATGATGCCGGTGCCCGAGCAGGTTCCTCACAGTCAGCTCTACAGCATGGTATTCAGTCCTTTGGCGTTTGGGGTCACCATTCTTCTCATGGTGTTGATTTCCTTAACTTTATCGATTGCTCTTCGTCTGCACGGATATAGAGTTAGCTTCAGTGAGTACTTTCTACATGACAACTGTTTGAGAGGAGTCCTGTCTCAGTCGTTCTCTGCGGTTCTTCGACCTCCAGCCTTGATAAGGGCTTTGTATTTGGTGATCTGTTTGCTGGGACTGCTGATCACCTCCTGGTACAACTCGTACTTCTCCACTTTTGTGACCAGTGCCCCCCGACTGCCACAGCTCAGCAGCTATGAGAGCATTAGGCATTCCAATCTCAAGGTGGTGATTTGGAAGCCGGAGTACGAGATGCTGCTCCATCTATCGGAAAACATGGAGAAGTACTCGTCGATCTTTCAACTGGAGGCGGACTACAAAGagtttttgcatttgcgtGACTCCTTCGACACCAGATACGGCTACATGATGCCCATGGAAAAGTGGTCACTGATGAAGGAGCAACAGAGAGTATTCAGTTCGCCGTTGTTCAGCCTGCAGGACGATCTCTGCGTCTTTCACACCGTTCCCATAGTGTTTCCCATCGTCAGCAATTCGATATTCAGGGAACCCTTCGATCGCCTCATTTTGGATGTGGCTGCGACGGGCCTTCTGAGTCACTGGAAGGACATGAGCTTTACGGAAATGATCAAGGCAGGACAATTGAGCCTCGAAGATCGGGGACATCCCAAGGAGTTTCGGGCCATGAAGGTGGAGGACCTGATGCAGATTTGGCGCTTTGTGGGTGGGATGCTTGGCTTGGCCACAATGGTGTTTCTCCTAGagttgctttgtttttggtgGCATAAAATGTGGCAGCacatgaaatatatatttg
- the LOC122621529 gene encoding kunitz-type serine protease inhibitor mulgin-4: MNSLVLRRLLIFLIGLGNSVALRHGRCSFIANPGPCNGLFEMFAYDFANNVCVEFIYGGCGGNPNRFQTKRECIHLCDALSDEEDEEAIVSTEYDEYMTKQERTASFNRTTLAEGSKISKNNNHITLLN, translated from the exons ATGAATTCGCTTGTTCTTCGCCGCTTATTGATTTTCCTAATAGGCCTTGGGAATTCTGTGGCACTTAGACATG GGAGATGTTCATTCATCGCAAATCCTGGTCCTTGCAATGGACtttttgaaatgtttgcctaCGACTTTGCTAACAATGTGTGCGTAGAATTCATCTACGGTGGTTGTGGAGGAAACCCAAATCGTTTTCAAACTAAAAGGGAATGCATACATCTATGTGATGCTTTATCAGATGAAGAAGATGAAGAGGCTATTGTTTCTACGGAGTATGATGAATATATgacaaaacaagaaagaacagCGTCATTTAATAGAACTACATTGGCAGAAGGTTCAAAAATATCCAAGAATAATAATCACATTACTCTCCTTAATTAA